One stretch of Croceibacterium atlanticum DNA includes these proteins:
- a CDS encoding SH3 domain-containing protein — MMRIALFFFLMLGIAMPAAAQDREVPYWATVRAEEVNMRVGPSINYPIDWVYRRKGLPVKVVRLYQGWRLVQDPDGTQGWIVARLLSPQRGAIVIGDGLAEMRGSPETGAQLLWNVEPGVVGTLGDCRDGWCEFRVKAQEGWVREDRLWGAGEP; from the coding sequence ATGATGCGCATCGCCCTGTTCTTTTTCCTTATGCTCGGCATCGCCATGCCGGCTGCGGCGCAGGATCGTGAAGTACCCTATTGGGCCACGGTCCGCGCGGAAGAGGTGAACATGCGGGTGGGGCCCAGCATCAATTACCCGATTGACTGGGTCTATCGCCGCAAGGGCCTGCCCGTGAAAGTGGTGCGCCTCTATCAGGGGTGGCGTCTGGTACAGGATCCCGACGGCACGCAAGGCTGGATTGTCGCGCGGCTTCTCAGCCCGCAGCGCGGGGCGATCGTCATTGGCGATGGATTGGCTGAAATGCGCGGATCTCCGGAAACGGGTGCGCAATTGCTGTGGAATGTCGAACCCGGCGTGGTCGGCACGCTGGGCGATTGCCGCGATGGCTGGTGCGAATTCCGGGTAAAAGCCCAGGAAGGCTGGGTCCGCGAAGACCGGCTCTGGGGCGCGGGCGAACCCTGA
- a CDS encoding NAD(P)H-dependent flavin oxidoreductase, with the protein MNFKGLKPINYGGREVWPLIEGGKGVSATNHMSSGAWAAAGGIGTVSAVNADSYDAEGKIIPQVYDQLTRKERHEQLVRYAIDGAVEQVRRAYDIANGQGAININVLWEMGGAQAVLEGVLEKTRGLVTGVTCGAGMPYKLAEIAARFNVSYLPIISSARAFRALWKRSYHKVSDLMAAVVYEDPWLAGGHNGLSNAEDPKKPEDPYPRVKAVRDVMRKEGISDDVPIVMAGGVWFLREWNDWIDNPELGTIAFQFGTRPLLTHESPIPQGWKDRLRTLEPGDVLLHRFSPTGFYSSAVRNPFLRDLEARSERQIPYSRVEAGEHTVQLDVGVKGKNFWVAPKDLERARGWVAEGYTEALKTPDDTVVFVTPESRKVIREDQAACMGCLSHCGFSSWKDHDDYTTGRLADPRSFCIQKTLQDIAHGDDVEQNLMFAGHAAFRFKQDPFYSNNFTPTVKQLVDRILTGD; encoded by the coding sequence ATGAATTTCAAAGGGTTGAAGCCCATTAATTATGGCGGACGCGAAGTCTGGCCGCTGATCGAAGGCGGCAAGGGTGTCTCCGCGACCAATCATATGAGTTCCGGTGCATGGGCTGCCGCTGGTGGAATCGGTACTGTCAGTGCTGTCAATGCGGATAGCTATGATGCGGAAGGCAAGATCATTCCGCAGGTCTATGACCAGCTGACCCGCAAGGAACGGCATGAACAACTGGTGCGGTATGCCATCGATGGCGCGGTGGAACAGGTGCGCCGTGCCTATGACATCGCCAATGGGCAGGGCGCGATCAATATCAACGTGCTGTGGGAAATGGGCGGGGCGCAGGCCGTGCTCGAAGGCGTGCTGGAAAAGACCCGCGGCCTTGTGACGGGCGTCACCTGCGGTGCGGGCATGCCCTACAAGCTGGCCGAAATCGCCGCTCGCTTCAATGTCAGCTATTTGCCGATCATCAGTTCGGCTCGTGCCTTTCGCGCATTGTGGAAGCGGTCCTATCACAAGGTGTCGGACCTGATGGCGGCCGTGGTCTATGAAGATCCGTGGCTGGCCGGCGGCCATAACGGCCTGTCCAATGCCGAAGATCCGAAAAAGCCGGAAGATCCCTATCCGCGCGTCAAGGCCGTCCGCGATGTCATGCGCAAGGAAGGCATTTCGGATGACGTGCCGATCGTAATGGCCGGCGGTGTGTGGTTCCTGCGCGAATGGAACGACTGGATCGACAATCCGGAACTCGGCACGATCGCATTCCAGTTCGGCACCAGGCCGCTGCTGACGCATGAAAGCCCGATTCCGCAGGGCTGGAAAGATCGCCTGCGCACGCTCGAACCGGGCGATGTCCTGCTTCACCGTTTCAGCCCCACGGGTTTTTACAGCTCGGCCGTGCGCAATCCCTTCCTCCGCGATCTTGAAGCGCGCAGCGAACGGCAGATTCCCTATTCGCGGGTCGAGGCGGGCGAACATACCGTCCAGCTCGATGTCGGCGTGAAGGGCAAGAATTTCTGGGTCGCGCCCAAGGATCTGGAACGGGCGCGGGGCTGGGTGGCCGAAGGCTATACCGAAGCACTGAAAACGCCGGACGATACGGTCGTGTTCGTCACGCCCGAATCCCGCAAGGTGATCCGCGAAGACCAGGCCGCCTGCATGGGCTGCCTGTCGCATTGCGGGTTCTCCTCTTGGAAGGATCACGATGATTACACCACCGGGCGCCTGGCCGACCCGCGCAGTTTCTGCATCCAGAAGACTTTGCAGGACATTGCCCATGGTGACGATGTCGAACAGAACCTGATGTTTGCCGGCCATGCGGCTTTCCGCTTCAAGCAGGACCCGTTCTATTCGAACAATTTCACTCCGACGGTGAAGCAATTGGTCGACAGAATCCTGACCGGCGACTGA
- a CDS encoding class I SAM-dependent methyltransferase, translating into MAASASLMGCQPAADDDRPPTAREFPRAYRGYSQPSGNSFSSEQVRDDRREAETVMDLADIRPGMTVADIGSGEGYYTVRLAERVGENGRVLAEDIDEAALRQLGDRVERERLANVSIKLGTEDDPKLPEDSFDRIFMVHMYHEVSEPYAFLWRLRPALREGGQVIVVDVDRPVARHGIAPKLLFCEFDHVGFRLVEFVRKPELAGYYAEFVADGERPEPHEIEPCSQPGEETEAAPQ; encoded by the coding sequence TTGGCTGCTTCTGCATCTCTGATGGGGTGCCAGCCTGCGGCTGATGACGATCGTCCGCCCACGGCGCGGGAATTTCCGCGCGCTTATCGGGGCTATTCGCAGCCTTCGGGGAATTCCTTCAGCTCGGAACAGGTCCGTGACGATCGGCGCGAGGCGGAAACGGTGATGGATCTGGCCGATATCCGGCCCGGGATGACCGTGGCGGATATCGGTTCCGGCGAAGGTTATTATACGGTTCGCCTGGCTGAGCGCGTTGGCGAGAATGGGCGCGTGCTGGCCGAGGATATCGACGAAGCAGCCCTGCGCCAGCTGGGGGACCGGGTCGAACGTGAACGGTTGGCCAATGTATCCATCAAGCTCGGCACTGAAGACGATCCGAAACTGCCGGAAGACAGCTTCGATCGAATATTCATGGTTCACATGTATCACGAAGTGTCCGAACCATACGCATTCCTGTGGCGATTACGTCCGGCGCTGCGTGAAGGCGGTCAGGTAATCGTGGTAGATGTTGACCGGCCTGTCGCCCGCCATGGTATTGCGCCAAAATTGTTGTTTTGCGAATTCGATCATGTGGGCTTCCGCCTGGTCGAATTTGTTCGTAAGCCCGAACTCGCAGGTTATTACGCCGAGTTCGTGGCTGACGGGGAGCGGCCCGAGCCGCACGAGATTGAGCCATGCAGTCAGCCGGGCGAAGAAACTGAAGCGGCGCCGCAATAG
- the prfB gene encoding peptide chain release factor 2, which yields MRAEGQAHIDRIEAALALVRKSLDWERALRRLDELNARVEDPTLWDDPKGAEQVMRERRRLESAIGTVREIESEMGDAIEFVELGEAEGDDAVVEEGIASLERLSARADADKVHALLSGEADSNDTYLEIHAGAGGTESQDWAEMLLRMYSRWAERRGFKVETVEYQTGEQAGIKSATLLIKGENAYGYAKTESGVHRLVRISPYDSSARRHTSFSSVWVYPVIDDDIDIEINEGDLKIDTYRASGAGGQHVNTTDSAVRITHQPTGIVVASQNDRSQHKNRATAMSMLKARLYEAELAKREAVAAGEYQEKTEIGWGHQIRSYVLQPYQLVKDLRTGTTSTSPDDVLDGAIDDFIAAALAQRVTGETVEVEDVE from the coding sequence ATGCGTGCCGAAGGGCAGGCCCATATTGACCGGATCGAAGCCGCGCTGGCGCTGGTGCGCAAGTCGCTCGACTGGGAGCGCGCATTGCGCAGGCTGGACGAGCTGAATGCGCGGGTGGAAGACCCGACCCTGTGGGATGATCCCAAGGGCGCGGAACAGGTCATGCGCGAAAGGCGGCGGCTTGAAAGCGCGATTGGCACCGTGCGCGAGATCGAAAGCGAAATGGGCGATGCGATCGAATTCGTCGAACTGGGCGAGGCCGAGGGTGACGATGCCGTGGTCGAAGAAGGCATTGCCTCGCTTGAACGGCTGAGCGCTCGCGCCGATGCCGACAAGGTGCATGCGCTGCTTTCAGGCGAAGCCGACAGCAACGACACCTATCTGGAAATTCACGCGGGTGCTGGCGGCACGGAAAGCCAGGACTGGGCTGAAATGCTGCTGCGCATGTATTCCCGCTGGGCCGAACGCCGGGGTTTCAAGGTGGAAACCGTGGAATATCAGACGGGCGAACAGGCCGGCATCAAATCCGCCACGCTCTTGATCAAGGGCGAAAATGCTTATGGCTATGCCAAGACGGAAAGCGGTGTGCACCGCCTGGTGCGGATCAGCCCCTATGACAGTTCCGCCCGGCGCCATACGAGCTTTTCCAGCGTGTGGGTCTATCCGGTGATCGATGACGATATCGATATCGAGATCAACGAAGGCGATCTGAAGATCGATACCTATCGCGCCAGCGGGGCGGGGGGCCAGCACGTGAACACGACGGATTCCGCCGTCCGCATCACGCACCAACCCACCGGCATCGTGGTGGCAAGCCAGAACGACCGCAGCCAGCACAAGAACCGCGCCACGGCGATGAGCATGCTGAAGGCACGGCTTTACGAAGCCGAACTGGCCAAGCGCGAAGCTGTGGCTGCCGGCGAGTATCAGGAAAAGACCGAGATTGGCTGGGGACACCAGATCCGTTCCTATGTGCTGCAGCCCTACCAGCTGGTGAAGGATCTTCGCACGGGCACCACTTCCACCAGCCCGGATGACGTTCTCGACGGGGCGATAGATGATTTCATTGCCGCCGCCCTGGCGCAGCGGGTGACGGGCGAGACGGTTGAGGTGGAGGATGTCGAGTAG
- a CDS encoding peroxiredoxin produces MRVDFAAVQVHYSRMIKRAVTLAAAMSAVLVTSPLMAALPKGAKAPAITTSGALAGKTFTFTLGKALEKGPVVLYFFPKAFTQGCTLEARAFAEAMPEFRAAGAQVVGLSADDMETLKKFSTEECRDAFPVAMADSRTIEAYDVAFERDGKDTGMSDRTSYVIAPDGTITMVHSELDWRNHVRMTLDAVKALKKS; encoded by the coding sequence ATGCGTGTGGACTTTGCCGCCGTGCAGGTTCATTATTCGCGCATGATCAAACGCGCAGTCACGCTCGCTGCGGCCATGTCGGCCGTTCTGGTAACTTCGCCCCTGATGGCCGCGCTGCCCAAGGGCGCGAAAGCGCCGGCCATCACCACCAGCGGGGCTCTGGCGGGCAAGACCTTCACCTTCACTCTCGGTAAAGCGCTGGAGAAGGGGCCGGTCGTGCTCTATTTCTTCCCCAAGGCCTTTACCCAGGGCTGCACGCTGGAGGCGCGGGCCTTTGCCGAAGCCATGCCCGAATTCAGGGCCGCCGGCGCGCAGGTGGTCGGCCTTTCGGCGGATGACATGGAAACGCTGAAGAAATTCTCGACCGAGGAATGCCGCGATGCTTTCCCTGTCGCCATGGCCGATTCCCGAACGATCGAAGCCTATGACGTGGCATTCGAACGGGACGGCAAGGACACTGGCATGTCCGACCGGACATCCTATGTCATTGCGCCGGACGGAACGATCACCATGGTCCATTCCGAACTGGATTGGCGCAATCACGTCAGGATGACGCTCGACGCGGTGAAAGCGCTCAAGAAGTCCTGA
- a CDS encoding penicillin-binding protein 1A, with product MSETDQTAEGFRYRIRREASGALAWLREAWSDKRWFRWLSIAVLAVLVAFFVGWTVLTRNLPDAETLLDYEPPLPSMVRGIDGEIVHSYARERRVQLQFKDLPTQLINAYTSAEDKTFWTHGGIDLGGFASAVIDYASKLGTGERAVGGSTITQQVAKNILVGNEYSVTRKLKEMVLARRIEDVLSKREIITLYLNEIPLGRRSFGVQAAARAYFDKDVGDLNLPEMAYLAILPKAPETYSRSQHFDLALQRRNFVLDQMADNGHITAAEAAQAKSAPLGIVDQRPETRSADAGYFLEEVRRELMSRYGENAEDGPDSVYAGGLWVRTSLDTDMQTAAQNSLRAGLMRYHGNRGWTGPVATIDPSKGDLKRQLASSYLSINYQDWKIGVVTQRNGNSAQIGFSDGKEAPLSNLPDRLKVGDVIAASPSGNGWRVRTVPEVSGGFLAQDPNTGRILAMQGGFDPRLDSFNRATQANRQPGSTIKPFVYATGLDSGMTPATMVPDKTYCYYQGANLGEKCFRNFSGQGGGEHTMRWGLEQSRNLMTVHIAMDSGMENVVKTFDRAGIGKYDPFPAFALGAGETTVEKMVAAYSGLFNHGLKHEPTVIDYVQDRNGKVIWRADDRDCSGCNMDEWDGRPMPRLPERGNQILDPRTAYQVVHMMEGVVQRGTAVALRDLGMPLAGKTGTTSGPTNVWFIGGSPDIVAGVYMGFDRPRNMGGYAQGGTLAAPIFKQFVRETRSKWSERPFLAPEGVRMVRIDRRTGRRVFDAWPSGEPLAGVIWEAFKPDTEPTRKGRRDEIDEMRELVLAQLRRREAAAAAAANAEREPADFVEEQGGLY from the coding sequence ATGTCCGAAACAGATCAGACTGCCGAAGGCTTCCGCTATCGTATCCGCCGCGAAGCGAGCGGCGCCCTTGCCTGGCTGCGCGAGGCGTGGAGCGACAAGCGCTGGTTTCGCTGGCTCTCCATCGCCGTGCTTGCCGTCCTCGTCGCGTTTTTCGTGGGCTGGACAGTGCTGACCCGGAATCTTCCGGATGCCGAAACACTGCTCGATTACGAACCGCCATTGCCTTCCATGGTGCGGGGCATCGATGGCGAGATTGTCCATTCCTATGCGCGTGAAAGGCGTGTCCAGCTGCAGTTCAAGGATTTGCCGACCCAGCTGATCAATGCCTACACCTCGGCCGAGGACAAGACATTCTGGACTCATGGCGGCATCGACCTGGGCGGTTTTGCCAGTGCCGTGATCGATTACGCCAGCAAGCTGGGCACGGGCGAACGCGCCGTGGGTGGATCCACCATCACGCAGCAGGTGGCAAAGAACATCCTCGTCGGGAACGAATATTCCGTGACCCGCAAGCTGAAGGAAATGGTGCTCGCCCGGCGCATCGAGGATGTTCTGAGCAAGCGCGAGATCATAACGCTCTATCTGAACGAAATCCCGCTCGGTCGTCGCAGCTTTGGCGTGCAAGCTGCGGCCCGCGCCTATTTCGACAAGGATGTGGGTGATCTGAACCTGCCGGAAATGGCCTATCTGGCGATTCTGCCGAAGGCGCCGGAAACCTACAGCCGGTCGCAGCATTTCGATCTCGCCTTGCAACGCCGCAATTTCGTGCTCGATCAGATGGCGGATAATGGCCACATCACCGCGGCCGAGGCTGCGCAGGCGAAATCCGCACCGCTCGGCATTGTCGACCAGCGACCGGAAACGCGCTCTGCCGATGCCGGCTATTTCCTCGAGGAAGTGCGGCGGGAACTCATGTCCCGCTATGGCGAAAATGCCGAGGATGGGCCGGATAGTGTCTATGCCGGCGGCCTGTGGGTTCGGACGTCGCTCGACACTGATATGCAGACCGCGGCGCAGAATTCGCTGCGGGCCGGGCTTATGCGTTATCACGGCAATCGTGGCTGGACCGGCCCCGTGGCGACGATCGACCCGTCCAAGGGCGATCTGAAGCGCCAGCTCGCCAGTTCCTATCTCTCGATCAATTATCAGGACTGGAAAATCGGTGTCGTGACGCAGCGGAACGGAAATTCCGCGCAGATCGGCTTTTCGGACGGCAAGGAAGCGCCCTTATCGAACCTGCCGGACCGTCTGAAAGTGGGTGACGTGATCGCCGCATCGCCCTCCGGCAATGGCTGGCGCGTGCGCACCGTGCCGGAAGTATCCGGAGGTTTCCTGGCCCAGGATCCAAACACCGGCCGTATCCTTGCCATGCAGGGCGGATTCGATCCGCGGCTCGACAGTTTCAACCGCGCGACGCAGGCCAATCGCCAGCCCGGTTCGACCATCAAGCCATTCGTTTATGCAACGGGCCTGGACAGCGGCATGACCCCGGCGACCATGGTGCCGGACAAGACCTATTGCTATTATCAGGGCGCCAATCTGGGCGAGAAATGCTTCCGCAATTTCAGCGGCCAGGGTGGCGGCGAACACACGATGCGCTGGGGGCTGGAACAGTCGCGCAACCTGATGACTGTCCATATCGCCATGGATTCGGGCATGGAGAATGTGGTCAAGACATTCGACCGCGCGGGTATAGGCAAATATGATCCCTTTCCCGCTTTCGCGCTGGGCGCTGGGGAAACCACCGTCGAAAAGATGGTTGCGGCCTATTCCGGCCTGTTCAACCATGGCCTGAAACATGAACCGACAGTAATCGACTATGTGCAGGACCGGAATGGCAAGGTCATCTGGCGCGCCGACGATCGCGATTGCAGCGGCTGCAATATGGATGAATGGGACGGCCGCCCCATGCCGCGCCTGCCCGAACGCGGGAACCAGATACTCGATCCCCGCACGGCCTATCAGGTAGTGCATATGATGGAAGGTGTGGTCCAGCGTGGCACTGCCGTGGCGCTGCGTGATCTCGGCATGCCGCTTGCCGGCAAGACGGGTACGACCAGCGGCCCCACCAATGTCTGGTTCATCGGCGGATCGCCGGATATTGTCGCAGGCGTCTATATGGGCTTCGACCGGCCCCGCAACATGGGTGGTTACGCCCAGGGCGGCACCCTGGCGGCGCCGATCTTCAAGCAATTCGTCAGGGAAACGCGCAGCAAGTGGAGCGAGCGGCCATTCCTGGCACCTGAAGGTGTCCGGATGGTGCGGATCGACCGCCGGACGGGCCGCCGCGTGTTCGACGCCTGGCCCAGCGGGGAACCACTGGCCGGCGTGATCTGGGAAGCGTTCAAGCCGGACACGGAACCGACCCGCAAGGGCCGCAGGGACGAGATCGACGAAATGCGCGAACTGGTCCTGGCGCAATTGCGACGGAGGGAAGCCGCCGCTGCCGCCGCCGCGAATGCGGAGCGTGAGCCTGCGGACTTCGTGGAAGAGCAAGGCGGGCTCTATTGA
- a CDS encoding N-acetylmuramoyl-L-alanine amidase family protein, with translation MPLRFHITLAVLLPIILVMGMVTAGLKLPLPHLGRAYVVRIELPEAGAPVDLPTIQGPQDSSRPLVVIDAGHGGHDPGASGADFKEKSIVLGLARALRNQLLDEGGIRVAMTRDEDRFLVLDERAEIARKLGADLFLSIHADSAGELSGVSGASVYTLSGKASSQAAERYAARENSADLLNGQLLTDRSDDVSAILVELSQRRTQEKSAEFASLILREGEGQLVFHPQPKRSASLVVLRAPDVPSVLYESGFVTNPEDAQRLASPEGQACFADVMARAIRIYFARQNGV, from the coding sequence ATGCCACTTCGCTTTCATATTACCTTGGCCGTGTTGCTGCCGATCATCCTTGTCATGGGTATGGTTACTGCGGGGTTAAAGCTGCCCTTGCCGCATCTGGGGCGGGCCTATGTCGTCCGCATCGAATTGCCGGAAGCAGGTGCGCCCGTGGACCTGCCGACAATACAGGGGCCGCAGGATAGCTCTCGCCCGCTGGTGGTGATCGATGCCGGCCATGGCGGGCACGATCCCGGCGCCAGCGGCGCGGATTTCAAGGAAAAATCCATTGTTCTGGGCCTGGCGCGTGCCTTGCGGAACCAATTGCTGGATGAAGGCGGCATTCGCGTGGCCATGACGCGGGACGAGGACCGGTTCCTAGTCCTTGATGAAAGGGCCGAAATCGCTCGCAAGCTGGGGGCTGACCTGTTCCTGTCGATCCATGCGGATTCAGCGGGCGAGCTGTCGGGCGTCAGCGGGGCGAGTGTATACACTCTGTCCGGCAAGGCATCGAGCCAGGCGGCCGAACGCTATGCCGCGAGGGAAAACAGCGCGGACCTTCTCAACGGACAATTGCTGACCGACCGGAGCGACGATGTCAGCGCGATCCTGGTGGAATTGTCTCAGCGCCGCACGCAGGAGAAATCCGCCGAATTTGCGTCCTTGATCCTGCGGGAAGGGGAAGGGCAGCTGGTCTTCCATCCCCAGCCAAAGCGATCCGCTTCGCTGGTGGTACTGCGCGCCCCGGATGTGCCATCGGTCCTCTATGAATCGGGTTTCGTCACCAACCCCGAAGATGCGCAACGGCTCGCATCACCAGAAGGGCAGGCGTGTTTCGCCGATGTGATGGCGCGGGCAATCCGTATCTATTTCGCCCGCCAGAACGGCGTTTGA
- a CDS encoding Rne/Rng family ribonuclease, which translates to MATRMLIDARHPEETRVAVLKGNRIEEFDFESAEHKQIKGNIYLAKVTRVEPSLQAAFVDFGGNRHGFLAFSEIHPDYYQIPQEDREALLAEEQAHAEEEAALRAAEEEDEGAEGFDESDDEDGDDDAGVEEIDTSEKDDVATIEDGLVDNGEDENSDEDGDDNQSSGEDQSRGRRGRRGRGNRQGRGGERARAKEMDELRAKRQALRRRYKIQDVIQRRQVLLVQVVKEERGNKGAALTTYLSLAGRYCVLMPNSSHGGGISRKISSAGDRKRLKQIVNELSLPRSMGLIVRTAGLQRTKTEIKRDFDYLARLWDEIREGTLSSSAPAMIHSDSDLIKRAIRDIYNREIEEVIVEGAEGYKAAKQFMKLLMPSHARRVKAYSDPVPLFQRFGAEDQLSAMYEPVVQLKSGGYLVINPTEALVSIDINSGRSTKEHGIEQTALHTNLEAAKEISRQLRLRDMAGLVVIDFIDMENNSNVRKVERAMKDALKHDRARIQVGRISGFGLMEMSRQRLRTGVLEATTRECPHCDGTGLVRTASSAGLSALRLIEDEAAKGKGTTITLYASTEAAIYLLNAKRADLAEIEHRYGVTVEVVPEGEDEGAKMRVTSSGPRPTDTPKFEPIVDEDEDEDDMSESSEDNDEDQDGEPRKKRRRRRRGGRGRNKQRGEDSQQDDGSDSSSDDSEEDDQSADTDRDAEAKDDDEGEAPRKRRRRGGRRRRRRDEGEEVSEETAGEEDSSETSQSDEAEPEVPATTEAVSEAPTEAPAEAEAPSEEEAPKPKRTRRKKKAEEAPAAAPAAEVKSEEAVEEAEAEEKPKPKPRTRRKKAVEPAAETETAKPDSEEAEAKPAKPKRTRRKKVEAPVEEATGNAPEAAPAQNAEAEAEAPAPEGASTEESASSEPPRRGWWQRTFGQ; encoded by the coding sequence ATGGCAACGCGCATGTTGATCGATGCGCGCCACCCGGAAGAAACGCGGGTGGCGGTGCTCAAGGGAAACAGGATTGAGGAGTTCGACTTTGAATCTGCCGAACACAAGCAGATCAAAGGCAATATATATCTCGCCAAGGTTACTCGTGTAGAACCCTCGCTGCAGGCGGCCTTCGTCGATTTCGGCGGCAACCGGCACGGTTTTCTCGCTTTCAGCGAAATTCATCCCGACTATTATCAGATCCCCCAGGAAGACCGAGAGGCTCTGCTGGCTGAGGAACAGGCCCATGCGGAAGAAGAAGCCGCATTGCGAGCCGCTGAGGAAGAGGATGAAGGCGCCGAAGGCTTCGATGAATCCGATGACGAGGATGGCGACGACGATGCCGGGGTCGAGGAAATCGACACCAGCGAAAAAGACGACGTAGCCACGATCGAGGATGGCCTTGTCGACAATGGCGAGGACGAGAATTCCGACGAGGACGGTGATGACAACCAGTCTTCCGGCGAAGACCAGTCACGCGGCCGCCGGGGGCGCCGGGGCCGTGGAAACCGCCAGGGTCGCGGCGGTGAACGCGCGCGCGCCAAGGAAATGGACGAGCTGCGCGCCAAGCGTCAGGCTCTTCGCCGTCGCTACAAGATCCAGGATGTCATCCAGCGCCGTCAGGTGCTGCTGGTGCAGGTCGTCAAGGAAGAGCGTGGCAACAAGGGTGCTGCCCTTACCACCTATCTGAGCCTGGCCGGCCGTTATTGCGTCCTGATGCCGAATTCGAGCCATGGCGGCGGCATCAGCCGCAAGATCAGCTCCGCCGGTGATCGCAAGCGCCTGAAGCAGATCGTCAACGAACTAAGCCTGCCGCGCTCCATGGGCCTGATCGTCCGCACCGCCGGGCTTCAGCGCACCAAGACAGAGATCAAGCGCGATTTCGACTATCTCGCCCGGTTGTGGGACGAGATACGCGAAGGCACCCTGTCGTCCAGTGCGCCAGCCATGATCCATTCCGATTCGGACCTGATCAAGCGCGCCATTCGCGACATATATAATCGCGAAATCGAAGAAGTGATCGTCGAAGGCGCAGAAGGCTACAAGGCGGCCAAGCAGTTCATGAAGCTGCTGATGCCCAGCCATGCACGGCGCGTGAAAGCCTATTCCGATCCGGTGCCATTGTTCCAGCGTTTCGGCGCGGAGGACCAGCTTTCGGCCATGTACGAACCTGTCGTGCAGCTGAAATCGGGCGGTTATCTGGTGATCAACCCGACGGAAGCGCTGGTTTCCATCGACATCAACTCCGGCCGTTCGACCAAGGAACACGGAATCGAACAGACCGCGCTGCACACCAATCTGGAAGCAGCGAAGGAGATCTCGCGCCAGCTGCGGCTGCGCGACATGGCCGGGCTGGTCGTGATCGACTTCATCGACATGGAGAACAATTCCAACGTCCGGAAAGTCGAGCGCGCGATGAAGGACGCGCTGAAGCACGACCGCGCCCGGATCCAGGTTGGCAGGATTTCCGGTTTCGGCCTGATGGAAATGAGCCGCCAGCGCCTGCGCACCGGCGTGCTGGAAGCCACGACGCGCGAATGTCCGCATTGCGATGGCACCGGCCTCGTCCGCACCGCCTCCAGCGCCGGGCTTTCAGCGCTGCGCCTGATCGAGGATGAAGCTGCCAAGGGCAAGGGAACCACGATCACCCTGTATGCTTCGACCGAAGCGGCTATTTATCTGCTGAATGCCAAGCGTGCCGACCTTGCCGAGATCGAGCATCGCTATGGCGTGACGGTGGAAGTCGTGCCTGAAGGTGAGGATGAAGGCGCGAAGATGCGCGTTACCAGTTCCGGCCCGCGTCCGACCGATACCCCTAAATTCGAGCCGATCGTCGATGAGGACGAGGATGAGGACGATATGTCCGAAAGCTCGGAGGATAATGACGAGGATCAGGACGGCGAGCCGCGCAAGAAGCGCCGGCGCCGGCGCCGTGGAGGCCGTGGCCGTAACAAGCAGCGCGGCGAAGATTCGCAGCAGGATGATGGTTCCGATTCCTCCTCGGATGATAGCGAGGAAGACGATCAGTCTGCGGATACGGACAGGGACGCTGAAGCGAAGGACGATGACGAAGGGGAAGCTCCCCGCAAGCGTCGCCGCCGTGGTGGTCGCCGCAGGCGCCGTCGGGATGAGGGCGAGGAAGTAAGCGAGGAAACTGCCGGCGAAGAGGATTCGAGCGAAACCTCCCAGTCGGACGAGGCGGAGCCGGAAGTTCCCGCGACTACCGAGGCCGTAAGCGAAGCGCCGACCGAAGCCCCGGCCGAGGCTGAAGCGCCGAGCGAGGAAGAAGCTCCGAAGCCCAAGCGCACACGTCGCAAGAAGAAGGCTGAGGAGGCTCCCGCCGCCGCCCCCGCCGCTGAAGTGAAGAGCGAAGAAGCGGTGGAAGAAGCCGAAGCGGAAGAAAAGCCCAAGCCCAAGCCGCGCACGCGCCGCAAGAAGGCCGTGGAACCGGCAGCCGAAACCGAAACCGCCAAACCGGATTCGGAAGAGGCGGAAGCCAAGCCCGCCAAGCCGAAGCGCACGCGCCGGAAAAAGGTCGAAGCCCCTGTGGAGGAAGCCACCGGCAATGCTCCGGAAGCTGCTCCTGCGCAGAACGCCGAAGCCGAGGCTGAAGCACCTGCCCCGGAAGGCGCCTCCACCGAAGAGAGCGCATCTTCCGAACCGCCGCGGCGCGGATGGTGGCAGCGGACTTTCGGCCAGTAA